The following coding sequences lie in one Glycine soja cultivar W05 chromosome 16, ASM419377v2, whole genome shotgun sequence genomic window:
- the LOC114390605 gene encoding G-type lectin S-receptor-like serine/threonine-protein kinase At1g34300 — protein sequence MFLKTQFLFLLTLVLATSTVTTAIDPGSTLSASSSNQTWSSPSGTFSLLFIPVQPPTTPPSFIAAIAYTGGNPVVWSAGNGAAVDSGGSLQFLRSGDLRLVNGSGSAVWDAGTAGATSATLEDSGNLVISNGTGTLWSSFDHPTDTLVPSQNFSVGKVLTSERYSFSLSSIGNLTLTWNNSIVYWNQGNSSVNASSDSPVLALSPIGLLQLSYAKLSTVALVAYSSDYDKNDGVFRVLKLDNDGNLRIYSSSLGGGTPSVRWTAVSDQCEVYAYCGNYGVCSYNDSSPVCGCPSQNFEMVDPNDSRRGCRRKVSLDSCQRNVTVLTLDHTVVLSYPPEAASQSFFIGLSACSTNCLSNSGACFAATSLSDGSGQCVIKSEDFVSGYHDPSLPSTSYIKVCPPLAPNPPPSIGDSVREKRSRVPAWVVVVIILGTLLGLIALEGGLWMWCCRHSTRLGVLSAQYALLEYASGAPVQFSYKELQQATKGFKEKLGAGGFGAVYRGTLVNKTVVAVKQLEGIEQGEKQFRMEVATISSTHHLNLVRLIGFCSEGRHRLLVYEFMKNGSLDDFLFLTEQHSGKLLNWEYRFNIALGTARGITYLHEECRDCIVHCDIKPENILLDENYVAKVSDFGLAKLINPKDHRHRTLTSVRGTRGYLAPEWLANLPITSKSDVYGYGMVLLEIVSGRRNFDVSEETNRKKFSIWAYEEFEKGNISGILDKRLANQEVDMEQVRRAIQASFWCIQEQPSHRPTMSRVLQMLEGVTEPERPPAPKSVMEGAVSGTSTYLSSNASAFSVGVSPPGPSSSSSFQTSAVSTFTSGRNLEKTTSSLLQSDT from the coding sequence ATGTTCCTCAAAACCCAATTCCTGTTCCTCCTCACCCTTGTTTTAGCAACAAGCACAGTTACCACCGCCATAGACCCAGGTTCTACCCTCTCAGCTTCTTCTTCCAACCAAACGTGGTCTTCTCCCAGCGGCACCTTCTCCCTCCTATTCATCCCCGTCCAGCCACCAACCACCCCTCCCTCCTTCATCGCTGCCATCGCCTACACCGGCGGCAACCCCGTCGTCTGGTCCGCTGGAAACGGCGCCGCCGTGGACTCCGGCGGGTCCCTCCAGTTCCTCCGCTCCGGCGACCTCCGCCTCGTCAACGGCTCCGGCTCCGCCGTGTGGGACGCCGGCACGGCGGGTGCCACTTCAGCAACCCTCGAAGACAGTGGCAATTTGGTAATTTCCAACGGCACTGGCACCCTCTGGTCAAGCTTTGACCACCCCACTGATACCCTTGTGCCCTCTCAGAATTTTAGTGTTGGTAAGGTTCTCACTTCTGAAAGGTACTCTTTTAGCCTTAGTTCAATTGGGAATTTGACCCTAACATGGAACAATAGCATAGTGTACTGGAACCAGGGGAACTCTTCTGTGAATGCGAGTTCGGATTCCCCTGTGTTGGCCTTGTCTCCAATTGGGCTTTTGCAACTTTCTTATGCGAAATTGAGCACTGTTGCTCTTGTTGCCTATAGTAGTGACTATGATAAGAATGATGGAGTGTTTAGGGTGTTGAAGTTGGATAATGATGGCAATTTGAGGATTTATAGCAGTAGTCTTGGTGGTGGAACTCCTAGTGTTAGATGGACTGCTGTTTCGGATCAATGTGAGGTTTATGCCTACTGTGGGAACTATGGTGTGTGTAGTTACAACGATTCAAGCCCGGTTTGCGGTTGCCCGTCTCAGAATTTTGAGATGGTTGATCCAAATGATAGTAGGAGAGGGTGCAGGAGGAAGGTGAGTCTTGATAGTTGTCAAAGGAATGTGACTGTGTTGACGTTGGATCATACTGTGGTCTTGAGTTATCCCCCTGAGGCAGCGTCGCAGTCGTTTTTCATTGGTTTATCAGCATGTAGTACGAATTGTCTTTCGAATTCGGGTGCCTGTTTTGCTGCTACTTCCTTGTCAGATGGCTCGGGGCAGTGTGtaataaaatcagaagattttGTTAGTGGATATCATGATCCTTCGCTGCCTAGCACTTCATATATCAAGGTTTGTCCGCCGCTAGCGCCAAATCCGCCACCCTCTATAGGGGACTCTGTGAGGGAAAAGAGGTCCAGGGTGCCTGCTTGGGTTGTGGTGGTGATCATTTTGGGTACCCTTTTGGGTTTGATTGCCTTGGAAGGTGGTTTGTGGATGTGGTGTTGTAGGCACAGCACAAGGCTTGGTGTGTTGTCTGCTCAGTACGCACTTCTTGAGTATGCTTCTGGTGCACCCGTGCAGTTCTCGTACAAGGAGCTCCAGCAAGCGACAAAGGGGTTCAAGGAGAAGCTTGGAGCTGGTGGATTTGGCGCTGTGTATAGAGGAACTCTTGTTAACAAAACAGTTGTTGCTGTGAAGCAACTTGAGGGCATTGAGCAAGGTGAGAAGCAGTTTAGGATGGAAGTTGCCACCATAAGTAGCACACATCATCTGAATTTGGTGAGGCTTATTGGCTTTTGCTCAGAAGGGCGCCACCGGCTTCTGGTTTATGAGTTCATGAAAAATGGGTCTCTTGATGATTTTCTATTCCTGACAGAACAGCATTCCGGAAAATTATTGAATTGGGAGTATCGATTCAACATTGCCCTGGGCACTGCAAGAGGCATCACATACCTACATGAGGAGTGCCGTGACTGCATAGTCCATTGTGACATAAAACCTGAAAACATACTCCTGGATGAGAATTATGTTGCTAAAGTCTCAGATTTTGGTCTTGCAAAGCTCATTAATCCTAAGGACCACCGGCATCGGACCTTGACAAGTGTGAGAGGAACCCGAGGATATTTAGCTCCCGAGTGGCTTGCAAATCTTCCCATAACTTCCAAATCTGATGTTTATGGCTATGGCATGGTTTTGTTGGAGATTGTGAGTGGGAGGAGGAATTTTGATGTGTCAGAGGAAACAAATAGGAAGAAGTTCTCCATTTGGGCTTATGAAGAGTTTGAGAAAGGTAACATAAGTGGAATTTTGGACAAAAGGCTAGCTAACCAAGAAGTTGATATGGAGCAAGTAAGAAGAGCAATTCAGGCAAGCTTTTGGTGCATCCAAGAGCAGCCATCTCACAGACCAACAATGAGCAGAGTGCTACAAATGCTTGAAGGGGTAACAGAGCCTGAAAGGCCACCTGCCCCAAAATCAGTGATGGAAGGAGCTGTTAGTGGAACCAGCACATACCTGAGTAGCAATGCCAGTGCATTCTCAGTCGGAGTTTCACCCCCTGGTCcctcttcttcatcatcatttcAGACTAGTGCTGTTTCAACCTTCACCTCAGGAAGGAACCTTGAGAAGACAACCTCATCCCTTTTACAATCAGACACATGA
- the LOC114389116 gene encoding uncharacterized protein LOC114389116, which translates to MSLACLVCHSVDSPSPSHSFRSYSVSSAENEGRCHAVATCLTRKLSLPPSTFHSFLAPSSSSKVTPQPTGSSNNLIPGTPRLVRSRAVTRDRVRNWNFDEIAMES; encoded by the coding sequence ATGAGTCTGGCATGTCTTGTGTGCCATAGTGTGGATAGTCCATCACCGTCACACTCTTTCAGGAGTTACTCTGTTTCAAGTGCAGAAAATGAAGGAAGATGTCATGCTGTTGCAACCTGCTTAACCAGGAAATTATCTCTTCCACCCTCTACATTTCACTCTTTTCTTGCACCATCATCATCCTCCAAAGTGACCCCACAACCTACTGGTTCAAGTAACAACTTGATACCTGGTACACCGCGGCTTGTACGAAGCCGTGCCGTGACAAGGGACAGAGTAAGAAACTGGAATTTTGATGAAATTGCAATGGAGTCCTAG
- the LOC114389967 gene encoding protein DMP2-like, producing MSNSTSTQELILPCDDQQQQQNEDDYYDLDDYDIDESYYFYVINAILSGTARLNVLLPTVTILAFSIFAPLLTDDGECNTLNRWLMGTFLTLLAVSCVFFTLTDSFRSATGRLYYGVVTFRGIWTFNGGKKKPRMPSDYRLRWSDLFYASLSLVSFLAFAGLHQDVVKCYYPALPRKVTNTLPLVVGFFVSILFVVFPSKRRGIGYPFLLQRDPFYSKT from the coding sequence ATGAGCAACTCAACTAGTACTCAAGAATTGATTCTCCCCTGCGATGATCAACAGCAGCAACAGAATGAGGATGATTACTACGATCTTGATGACTATGACATTGATGAATCCTACTATTTCTATGTCATCAATGCAATACTAAGTGGCACTGCTAGGCTCAATGTGCTCTTGCCAACAGTGACAATCCTTGCCTTCAGCATTTTTGCACCTCTCCTCACAGATGATGGTGAATGCAACACTTTGAACCGTTGGTTGATGGGAACCTTTTTGACCCTTTTGGCAGTGTCATGTGTTTTCTTCACCTTAACTGATAGCTTCAGAAGTGCCACTGGAAGGTTGTACTATGGAGTGGTAACATTCAGAGGGATATGGACTTTCAATGGTGGCAAGAAGAAGCCGCGCATGCCGTCAGATTATAGACTCAGATGGAGTGATCTTTTCTATGCATCATTGTCTTTGGTCTCTTTTCTTGCTTTTGCAGGATTGCATCAAGATGTTGTCAAGTGTTACTACCCAGCATTGCCTAGAAAGGTGACCAACACTCTCCCCCTTGTGGTTGGTTTCTTTGTGAGTATATTGTTTGTTGTGTTTCCTTCCAAGAGAAGAGGCATTGGCTACCCCTTCTTGCTGCAGAGAGATCCTTTCTACTCTAAAACTTGA
- the LOC114390686 gene encoding vacuolar protein sorting-associated protein IST1-like, producing MAMFDSIFNKGFKAAKCKTLLKLTIPRIKLLRNRREIQLKNMRREIAKLLETGQEATARIRVEHIIREENMMAAQEIIELFCELIAVRLPIIESQRECPLDLKEAISSVCFAAPRCADLPELLQVQMLFAAKYGKEFLSAATELRPDCGVNRQLIELLSIRAPSPEKKLNLLKEIAVEHDLDWDPEASETEFFKKHEDLLNGPTQFVSGSKLPLPDEKHNEEIYSTHDTPNKEQADSDSDSDTLEFPEVPKVSVQPNANVATAPEMVTHLTMEPLDVDLDSPRHSGDFSDLKQEQVEDRSTVHKDEPHTSISKMENKQYLPFISPPSVSSGSFFARHSDSPPSFSSTKSEGNVDLQDVLAAAHAAAETAERAAAAARNMASLAQVRINELTKKKSTEHVPDSSSSENPFYAGGGNESPTIEKHFTDQIPAGNSDALNRNNVEHHLDHHASPGSHSSSFPSFDTLKEDFASSLPNDHHVLNDKSSSHQPKRLPSMDDDTYFSYPNLFTSQNSNVGSQAHSDNSRSSHDL from the exons ATGGCCATGTTCGATTCCATCTTCAACAAAGGCTTTAAGGCTGCCAAATG TAAAACACTGCTGAAGTTGACAATTCCACGTATAAAGCTGCTAAGAAACAGAAGAGAGATTCAGTTGAAAAACATGCGGCGTGAGATTGCCAAGCTGCTTGAGACTGGCCAAGAAGCCACGGCTCGAATTAGG GTAGAACATATTATAAGAGAGGAGAACATGATGGCTGCTCAAGAAATCATTGAACTCTTTTGCGAACTTATTGCGGTCCGCCTTCCAATAATTGAATCTCAAAG GGAATGCCCCCTTGACTTGAAGGAAGCCATATCCAGTGTATGTTTTGCTGCACCAAGGTGTGCAGATTTGCCTGAGTTGTTGCAGGTTCAGATGCTATTTGCTGCCAAATATGGGAAGGAATTTTTATCTGCTGCAACTGAGCTCAGGCCAGACTGTGGTGTTAATCGCCAG TTAATAGAGCTGCTTTCAATTCGTGCTCCTTCACCAGAAAAGAAACTGAACCTTCTAAAAGAAATTGCTGTTGAGCATGATTTAGATTGGGATCCAGAAGCTTCAGAAACTGAGTTCTTTAAAAAGCATGAAGATTTATTG AATGGCCCCACCCAATTCGTTAGTGGATCTAAGTTGCCCCTTCCTGACGAAAAACACAATGAAGAGATATACTCCACTCATGATACACCCAATAAAGAACAAGctgattctgattctgattctgATACATTAGAATTTCCTGAAGTTCCTAAGGTATCAGTCCAGCCAAATGCAAATGTTGCCACAGCTCCAGAAATGGTTACACATTTGACTATGGAACCCCTTGATGTTGATCTTGATTCACCAAGACATTCTGGAGATTTTTCAGATCTGAAGCAGGAGCAAGTTGAAGATAGATCAACAGTTCACAAAGATGAACCTCACACTTCAATCAGCAAAATGGAGAATAAACAGTATTTGCCATTCATCTCCCCTCCTTCTGTATCATCTGGATCGTTTTTTGCAAGACATAGTGACTCACCTCCCTCCTTCTCAAGCACAAAGTCGGAAGGCAATGTGGACTTACAGGATGTGTTGGCTGCCGCCCATGCTGCTGCTGAAACTGCTGAACGTGCAGCAGCAGCAGCTCGCAACATGGCCAGCCTCGCTCAAGTCCGAATTAATGAGCTGACAAAGAAGAAAAGTACTGAACATGTGCCCGACAGCAGCAGCTCTGAGAACCCATTTTATGCTGGTGGTGGTAATGAATCTCCAACAATAGAAAAGCATTTCACTGATCAAATTCCTGCAGGTAACTCGGATGCCCTTAATAGAAACAATGTTGAACATCACCTGGATCATCATGCTTCCCCAGGCTCTCATTCATCAAGTTTTCCATCATTTGACACACTCAAGGAAGATTTTGCTTCTTCCCTACCCAATGATCATCATGTATTGAATGACAAGTCCTCGAGTCACCAGCCAAAGAGATTACCTTCAATGGATGACGACACATATTTCTCATACCCCAACTTATTTACCTCTCAAAACTCTAATGTGGGATCTCAGGCTCATTCTGATAATAGCCGTTCCTCTCATGATCTGTGA